DNA from Rhipicephalus microplus isolate Deutch F79 chromosome 5, USDA_Rmic, whole genome shotgun sequence:
tttacggacgcgaaccttcttgcactatggacaccattctttcgtacaaacctgactcctcagagtccacgactttgtctcaagccgctacatacgctgaagaatgccgccaactggcaagatcattcacaacccaagaccaaggacgccaaaagcaccaccatgacgcatcaaataacaccacttcctgcgatccaggttcactcgtctggctgcatgtcccttctgctacacctggtctttctaccaagttggtccccatgtatcacggcccatatcgtgtgctacaaaaaacgtcaccggtgaattacctcatcgagccgctggaaccatcttctgaccaacgtcgtcgtaaccaggaaattgtccacgtctcgagacttaagccctgctacgaccctcccttgtttacttgtccataggtcaccaggatggctccttatttcgcggcgagtaattgtaatgaatctgaataacggacgctctgctggtaatgaagaagacgaggatgatcggtggctgcaggtGGCTCgtgcacgccgctcgccattagccagacctgcctgataaagctcattttgccaagctgcgtctgaacctttctcgacgtacaacacctctattttaatatatatatatatatatatatatatatatatatatatatatatatatattcctctttactttccctctgatttgagattgtataaagctgagcaccaacaaaccgtacctttaatcctgatgaaggccagactctaggccgaaacatcgaaatcaaccacgttgtgaccgctcacggaagatctactggactatatatatatatatatatatatatatatatatatatatatatatatatatatatatatatatatatatatatatatatatatatatatatatcattcgttttagacccaccattactcctgtctcaaatcgcatctgatagcctgcatcgatccctgctcagatatatTCCTTTTTTTGATTTTGGGGTTTTCTTtctctatatatattttttcagtgcaaaattactttgtgtttgaaATACCATAAGCCTTTTCCTTAAGATCCTGCCACCCGGATCTTGGCCGatcccctttgtgggtgtgcgccatagtaacaagaatcatcatcatcataataatcaacttggcccatccccctctgtgggtgagcgccatccatctgaggtcatcagcatcagcatcggTGTACAATGTGACAAACCAAATTACCGCAGCATTGTTGCGAGGAGCTCCTCGGGTAAGTTGCTTTTCGAATGCTTCAGAAGCGTGCAATCAGCAATCAGACAAGCCTCTCCTTCTTTATTCTCCTCCTTCAATGCCACTGTTTGCTCAGGAACGTTCTTATTCAAAAATAACACGCGAGGTTATTCGCGCACATGTCGTGAGCCAGACATAGAAGTTAGGCCCTGTTTCTTTCACTAACAATTCGAATAGAGGGAAGCTTCCATGCCCCTGTTTCCTCAAAACTGTGCGATGAGCCAATGGAATTCAGGTTGCGTGACAGTTGTACATAGTACGACCATGCAGCACCTTTTCTTCGAACCTGAGAAAACATTACAGCGAGTGCGAGATGCATCAAAATATGATGTGAAATCTTTTATAGCTCGCAATGAGGACTGACATACAAAGCGCGCAATTTTTGCGATATAGGCCCgccactgtgtgatgtcagtgctcgCTAAAGAGCATCAGGAGATCTTAATTTTTTTAAGCACTGCACAATACGTGCTtcgtaattatatcgtggtttttgtGCGTAAAACCTCTCGTGTTATTTGCTGCATATGTCGGCAAACTCATTCATTATAGTCGTCTCACTCATACTCGGACCGAGCTTTGAGTCAAAGCCTTTATTCGTTCTAAaggagtaatgttttggtgattCTCAGCACGATTGAGTCACACTGAGAATGAATGGATGAGCAGAACCTTTATTTCATATAGGACGACGGCTCTCGGCCTGTAGTTTGGGAATATAGGTGGGATAGCTAGGGATTGCTGGGTGTACAGCATCCGTGTTAATCCGTTTTCATCAAAGGATCAATAGAGTCACTCTCGCGCCATATGGTCGACTTCATCGATGCCACTCGAAAGAGACCACATATGCTATGTAGTATGGCATAGATCGCAAGTGCTTTTTGTGCTTCATCAATAGATTGCAGCGCAGTGTCTGAGCTTCTTACGTCGTCGCATGGTATGCTATATACTATATATAGCATAGGTCGCAAGTGCTTTCTGTGCTTTCGACCTATGCTATACTATATAGCATACCACGCGACGACGTAAGAAGCTCAGGAATTGAGCTTTATCGATAGATTGCGCTTTATCAATAGGTTGTAGCGCAATACCTGagcttcttgattgatatgtggggtttaacgtcccaaagccaccatatgattatgagagacgatgtagcggagggccccggaaatttcgaccacctgggattctttaacttgcgctcaagtctgagcacacgggcctacaacgtttccgcctccatcggaaatgcagccgccgcagccgggatttgatcccgtgacctgcgggtcagcagccgagtaccttagccactagaccaccgcggtggggctacctGAGCTTCTTGCGTCGTCGCATAGTATGCTATATAGTACAGCATTGATCGCAAGTGCTTTTCGTGCTTCGTCAATAGATTGTAACGCAACGCCTAAGCTTCTTATGTCGTCGCGGGGCAGGTGGTGGATGTGTGTTCTTCCTCGCGAGAAAGCAGAACAGATCCAAACGAGGTGCTGTAAGTCTGCTCTGCATAATTGTTGACAATCTGGACATCGAGAATAAGTGCTGACAATAGCTTTTCTGGCTCCCATTCATTTGTCTAGTAAGACGTCATTGGTATATGAGGTGCCTCACACGCCAATACCGACTGATCAAAAGATACCAAGAAATGTTTGAGGCCAATGCGTTGGCCGTGGCACGATACGTGCGCAAAGCTGGGCCATGAAACTGGCGTAAAAGATAATGGTATATTCTCAGAAACGTACTTGGGAAAAATGTGCACATCCCCTTTCATGTTAAGAAGAAAAAACTTTAGGACGATTTGGAGTCAGTCCTGTTCAGGAAAAATTTGGCGTGTCTGATCCCGAGTGAGCCCTAAAGGCAGAATATACTTTTTGAGTCTCATTAAGCTGtgcatttattttgccgacctaatTGTTTTCTGTGTCAGCATAATGGAGTTTTCTCTCAGTTTCAATTGTGCACATACGTTGACCTTCACTCGTTGCCTCTCCCAAAGGTAGGCTCGAAAGCGAAAAAGGAAACGGTTACGGTTGTTCGGCTTGCATCTCTAACTACGAATCACGCGTGTAGTGTACGAGAATGGAGAGGTGAGCATGCGCGTACGAACTTTTGATCGGGTATGACTAATCAAATGGCTCTTGCATAAGGTAAGTGGCGTAGTGTATGACGCCGGTGGCTGCGCTGGATAAAATGTATCTTGAGCCGAGAAGACTGCAAGGGAGAGAGATCGCCTGCGAAGACATTGTGGTCGTATGCGACCGCATTGCGGAGAAATAGTGTCTTGCCTTTGCTTGTGACAAATTTATTTATAAACCGGGAATGGAGGGTGTGAATGAGGTTCTAGTAGATGAGTTGATATGTTCTTGCAGTACCTCTAGAAATGCCAACTTGAGGCTACAGAATATAATATATAAAGTACGTAGAATAAACATATATAACTGATCTTATTACGCTAAATACAAGGCGCGTGTTGCAGTGGCGGATGTGACCGATTATGTAAATGTAGTATACCTAACAGCAGGGGCAGTTAAATCACGTTTTATCGACTATAGGTATAGCTGCCATGCGGGACAGCAGTCTTCCTAAATGCCATATGTGGGCAAATTCAAATTCAGCCATATAATGAATCTCTCTTCCTTTTAGAAACCTAACAGCGCAGAAGCTCGGCGGAGAAACAATATTTTCAGCCTCAAGTTAGCACATAATGCTAACAGTGGTCGTAGTTATCAGGATGGCGCTGTGCTGAATGCGTCTCTTGAACTGCATTGTCGTGGATGCAGGAGCTTTTAAGCAGGCGAGCATGGCGGAGGGGCTCTTCGTTGAGGGTGACCAGGCTTCCAAGGACAAGGACCCCGACGAAGGCCAGCACGAGAGAGTGCCTTCGAGACTGGTCGAAGAACACGGCGACGACGTGCTCCACCAGCTGCCTGAGCCTGGAACGCCGTTGCGGCAAAACGACGTGGCGCTTGACGAGGGAACCATGGTGAGTGAGCTGCTCAAGAAAAGTCGCCTCAAGAACCCCACTCTTACGGACCGCAAGTCACTGCTGCTGGAGGACAAGAACCTGTCTGTGCTTCTTGAGGCCACCCAGAACATCACGCTACGCTACCACGTGCTCGGAACGATCCAGGAGCCAGCGTCTGAAACGCCGATCACTGTGGTCAAAGGTGTCCCCGCCACAGCTGCCGCCTTGCCTACCAGTGGTCCCCGTGCCCTGTCCAGCTCGGACGAGATGCTCTACTTCAAAGAGAAAGTTCGCAGTGCCCCGGGACCCGTCCTGGAACGCAAGGGTGCATCTTGCTCCCGGCTGCAGCACATGGGAGGCATCAAGGCCAGAATAGGTGGAGGGGCCGTTCCAGGGAAAGCGACTCCCACGCCTCCGGTCGTCAGGTGTGCAACTCTCCCACCCGCCTACTCGCCTTCGCAGCTCAACATGAACCACGTCAAGTCTCAGATCGCCGGTCTGACGCTCAAAAAGTCGTCGCTGCTGCGTGCAGGCGACGGCGAGCAGGCTGCGCGCAAGCTGTCCAAGATAACGCAGATAGTGATCGGCGCTGCCGCCAAGCCACAGCAGCCGTCGCATGCACAGTTGCAGAAACCCAAACAACGGCCACCGTCACCGCCTGCCCCGCCGCTGGAACTCGACGACGCGTGCGAGGAGTGTTACCAGCTCGTTCCAGACGACACGGAGGGCGTAAGGGACATGCCTCTCCTGGAGGTATTAGACAAGTGTGAGCTGGAGCGGGTGTCGGCCGCTGAGTTGGTCCGTCGTAGAGTGCGACGCTACTACACGCGTGAGCTGGGCGTCGTGACTGCAGCAGGACGTTCTTGTAGCGGAATCAGCGATGCGGGTGAGGTCAGTAGC
Protein-coding regions in this window:
- the LOC142817418 gene encoding uncharacterized protein LOC142817418 — encoded protein: MAEGLFVEGDQASKDKDPDEGQHERVPSRLVEEHGDDVLHQLPEPGTPLRQNDVALDEGTMVSELLKKSRLKNPTLTDRKSLLLEDKNLSVLLEATQNITLRYHVLGTIQEPASETPITVVKGVPATAAALPTSGPRALSSSDEMLYFKEKVRSAPGPVLERKGASCSRLQHMGGIKARIGGGAVPGKATPTPPVVRCATLPPAYSPSQLNMNHVKSQIAGLTLKKSSLLRAGDGEQAARKLSKITQIVIGAAAKPQQPSHAQLQKPKQRPPSPPAPPLELDDACEECYQLVPDDTEGVRDMPLLEVLDKCELERVSAAELVRRRVRRYYTRELGVVTAAGRSCSGISDAGEVSSLVKLDLTMLPTETSELATERIATSRAGGSPSPHESSTSWYSFESDPSSRSSAVLQAASASYSEAGSWVSRRGSTPAAAESGVECFKASSLIRYFESIRPQDSTVGSP